In Pseudomonas sp. ADAK2, the genomic window GGATTCAGGGGCGCAAGAGGGTGGCAGCAGAAGGGTTTGAGTTACAAAGAGGGGACTGATTTATTTCTGGTACGAAAAAGCCCGGCTGATTAGGCCGGGCTTTTTGTTGGGTACCACTTTAAAGCCAATCATTTATGCGACGCGGTTTTGGACCAGACGATCAGAACCACCTTCAGCGACGCGATTCTGTTGCAGACGATCCGAGCCACCTTCGGCTACACGATTCTGTTGCAGACGATCCGAGCCACCTTCAGCCACACGATTCTGCTGCAACCGATCCGAGCCACCCTCAGCCACACGACTTTCAATCAACCGATCCGAACCGCCTTCAGCGATCATGGTGTGAGAAGCGGCAAAAGCGTTAACTGCAAAAACCGAGAATGCGATGCTGAGAAGGATTTGGCGTTTCATGATGGTGTGCTCCGGGTGTTATTAGTTGGGTATGGAGCGGATGTTACGCCGGGGATTTTTTATGAGAACTTCATTGACGTGATGGTGACTATCGACGGGAGCGATGGTTGAAACTCAATGAGCCAATGCCACCTTCCGACCATGGATTTCTAACAGCTATTTCAACAATGGAGCAGGTCGCCAATGTGCTTGAAAACGCTATCGGGCGTCAGTCCTTTTGAAAAATCCCCTCCGCTACAGGGAGGCTCCACACGTGGCTGATTGCAACGTCATCATTTTCGATATGGACGGTACCGTCCTCGACTCGGCACCCGGAATCGTTGAGAGCTTGACGTATGCCATACGTCAACTGGGCCATGACTTTATCCCCGACGCGGAGACACAGAAGTTGTTTGGCCCGCCGATGAACCAAGTCGTCGCAGAACTTCTGGCGCCTTTTGCAGATGATCGAATCGACGAGTGCCTCCACTTGTACCGCTCTCACTACAGGGAACAAGGGCTTTACCAAAGCCTTCCGTACGCAGGTATAACCAGGGCGCTCAGCTATTTTTCGGAGCGTAATTATTCGCTCTTCATTGCGACGTCGAAACGACAAGAGTTTGCGGAAAAAATGCTCATCCACAACGGCTTGTTCGATTCTTTTCAGGCGATTTTCGGCACCTCGCCCGACGGCAAACTGGATGACAAAGCTGATCTGGTAAAGACGCTGCTAGCGTCCCTTGCGATGCCACCCTCTGGCGTGTTCATGATTGGCGATAAGCGTGATGACATGCAGGCTGCCCGGCGAAATGCGGTGGTCCCGGTGGGGGCACTTTGGGGCTATGGGGCCGTCGATGAGTTGAAAAACAGTGGCGCTCACGCCCTGGCCGATACGCCCTGGGCATTACCCGGCGTAGTTGACGATCTGCTGTAAAAGTTGAAAGCCAACTCGTGCCGGGCACCGTGATGATCTGCCTTGAACCGCTGCCACAGTCAGAAGCGGTACTTCGCCGTCAACGAGTAGCTACGCGGATTGCCGTAAGTGTCGGTGGAGCCCCAGATCGTGCTGCTGCCAATCGCCGAGTAATAAACGCGGTCGAAGACGTTGTTGGCGTTCACTTGCAGGTCCAGGTGCTTGTTGACCTCATAACCCGCCATCAGGTCGGCCACGGCGTAGCTGCCTTGCTCGACACGGTAGCTGCCATTGGTCACGTCGACGTCGTTATACATACGGCTCTGCCAATAGACGTTGCCACCCACACGCAGTTTTTCCAGCGGCCCCTGGAAGCGGTAGGCGGTCGATAATTTGAACAGATGCTCAGGCGTGTCGGTGTCGAAACGCTGGTTTTCGTTGGCCGGGTCGGTGTCCTTGATGTAGTGGGCACGGGTGTAGGTGTAGCCGGCGCCGATCTGCCAGTTGTCAGTCAGTGCGCCTTGCAGCTCCATATCAATCCCTTGGCTGCGCACCAGGCCTGACGCGTCGTAGCAAGTCAGCACCGGGCAACCCAGTTGCGTGGCGGCTTGGGTGGCGCGGTTTTTCTGGTCGGTCTGGAACACCGCCAGACTGGCGTTGAGGGCGCCGTTGAAGTACTCGCCCTTGATGCCGACTTCGTAGTTTTCCCCCACGATCGGATCAAGCAACTTGCCGGAGAGGTCCTGGTAGGTTTGTGGCGTGAAAATGTCGGTGTAACTGGCGTACACGGAATGGTGGTCATCGAGCTTGTAGATCAGGCCGCCGTAGCGCGTCAGGTTGCGGGTGACCTTGTAGTCCGCGTCTCCCGAGCGGTCGTCGTAGTCATACCAGTCCAGGCGACCGCCGAGAATCAGTGTAAGCGGGTCGGCCAGGCTCAAGCGGGTGGTCAGGTAAACGGCGTCCTGGGTGGTGATGTTGTGGCTTTTACCATCGCGCACAAAGTCCGGTTTCGGCGCGCCGATCGGCAGCCCGGTGTCGTAAGGGCTGTAATCTTTGGTGGTGTTGTCGTAGATGCGTTTGCTGGTGCCGACTACCACTTCATGAGTACGACCGAACGCCTCGACCGGACCGCTGGCGTAGGTGTCGAACGCGGTCTGCTTTTCGTCTTGCCGCGATTGCCAGGCAGTGGTCTCCAGCGGGCCGTTGTAACGCGACAGGTAAGTCCCGGAGAACAAGCCGTCCAGGGTTGAGGTCGAGCCGGCGACGTGCAGTTTCCAATCGTTGTCGAAGCGGTGCTCCACGTCGCCGAACACCGTGTCGACCCGCAGCTTTTTGTTTTCCCAATCGGTGCCAGGGTAGGTGGAGCGGGGCAGGTTCAGGTGGTGACCATCGGTGCCAAGGGGCAAACCACCCCAGAAGAAATTGGTCTGGTCCTCCTGGCGGGAAAAGCCCAAAGACGCGGTAGTGCTGTCGCTCAGATCAGCTTCCGTGATCGCGTAAAACAGGCCGTGATCGCTTTGTTCCTTGTCGCGGAAACTGTCGGCATCCTGATAAGAACCCACCATTCGGCCACGCAAGGTGCCGCTATCGTTCAGCGGACCGGAAGCATCAAACTCACCGCGATAGTCATCCCAACTGCCGGCCGTGCCCGTCAGACTGACCTGCGGGGTAAACGTCGGGCGCTTGCGCACCATGTTAATGGCCGCCGAGGGGTTGCCGGCACCAGTGACCAGGCCGGTCGCGCCGCGAATCACTTCCACGCGGTCAAACATCGCCAGGTTCGGCTGCACGCCCATGGTGTAGCCCGAATAAGAACTGGGCAGACCGTCGTACATGATGTTGTCGATGTCGAAGCCGCGAGAACTGTAGGTCTGACGGCCGGGACCGCTGGACTGGCTGAGGAACAGGCCGGGCGTGTTCTTCACCACATCGTTAATGCTGGTCATGGCCTGATCGTCCATGCGCTGACGGGTAATCACCGTCACCGCCTGCGGCGTTTCACGCATAGTCAGCGGCAACTTGGTCGCGGTCTGCATCGGGCCGGTGGTGTAGGAGCCGGTGCCTTCGGTGGTGGCACCCAGTTGTTCGCTGGTGATGCTCGTGGCATCCAATTCCAGCGTTGTGGGCGGCTGGCGGGTTTCAGCTGCGGCAGGTTGGGATTCGGCGGCGATGGCGGCCTGAGTGCTTGCGATACACATGGCAATGGCCAGAAGACCCGGTGAAAAAGGCGTACGACTTTGCGCTTGATGCCCCAGCATGAAACGGACTCCCCGATAGCCATCCTTGGCGAATAGTAATGATGTTGAGAATTATTCTCGGCAGTGTGGCAGATTGTTTCGGCTCAAAAAACCCCGCAGAGACAGGGGTTTAATGAATTTTTCACATTTACCGAGCGGGTAGGCAGGTGTTACAGAAGGAAAAGTGACCGCTGGAGTTGGCGCAATGTGGAGAGCCGGCTGGTTTATTTCAAGTACGAAAAAAACTGGCTTATCAGGCTGGGCTCTTTGTTGGGCCGCTTTAAAGGCCATCATTTATGCGGTGCGGTTTCGGATCAGACGGTCGGAGCCACTTTCGGCTACGCGTTTCTCCAAAAAAACGATCCGAACCGCCTTCAGCGAGCAACTTCGCCATTAGCGTCTAAATTTCAATGACATGTCCCGCCACACTGAAGGAACGACTCATGTCCAGAATTCGCTCATTGATTGCCGCTATTACTTGCGTTGCTCTGGTCGCCGGGTCCGCGACGGCGTTGGCCGATCCTGGTAATGGCAAGGGTCAGGGAAACGGCAAGGGTAATTCGCAAAACAACCCGGCTCATGGCAACCAGGGGAGTCATGGAAACAAAGGTAAAAATTCCGGCGGCGGCGATTGGGATAACGGTCCAAGCATCAATCACTCAAGCGTGCTTGGGATTGTGGGCGGATACCGCGACTACTGGAGCCCCGGACCTGCGTTGCCACCTGGCATTCAAAAGAACCTTGCGCGCGGTAAGCCTCTGCCACCAGGCATTGCGAAAAAACTGGATGGTCGGTTGAGCGGGCGGCTGCCTCATTACGATGGGTACGAATGGCAGCAAGTGGGCACCGACTTGATCCTGGTCGCTCTGGCAACCGGGCTCATCTACGAAGTGCTCAATGGGGCTTTTGATTGATCCTTGAGTAGCAATCTCCCTCTCGACTTTAATGGGTTGCAATGCGCAAGGGCGAAGACAGGCCAGGACGTCGGCATCCCAAAGGGTGGGCGGATCAGGCGCCAATCACCTCTTCCCCAGCGTGAAGGAATAACGAGATTACTCACTATTCTGTTAACACCGCCGATAGCTTTATATGCAACCGACTCGCCTCCAGCATCAGCGGGAAATTATGCCGAGCAACCTCGCGACTATCGTTCAAACCCTCACCAACCGTTCCAGCGTGTCGCTGGCGCGTACTTCTCTGTTCAAATTTGTGGGGCTGTTGGCCGCTGTTTTTTTACTGGCCAGCGCGTCCCTTATTTATCTAGCGCATGATCTGGACCGCACGGAGGAGGTCGAAAGTGCGTTTTACACGAAGAAGGCGGTGCAATCGCTGGAAAAATCCCTGCGCTCGACCGTCAAGGACTACGCATTTTGGGGGGATGCCTACAAACACCTGCACGCTGAAGTGGACCCTGACTGGGCCTTCGTTCGGCAAAACGTTGGTTCAACGCTTTATACGGATTTCGGATTACAGGGGGTGTTTGTCGTCAACGACGTCAATCGCACTGTTTACTCCGTAATCAAGGGTGAGCTGAAACCCGTTGAAGTCACCGATTGGCTCGACCAGTCAATTGCCGCCATTATCGATAAAGCCCGGGCTGGCGCGGAAACTGAAACGCCGACAACGACCTTTATCAATGTCAGGGGCGTACCGACCCTCGTCGCGGCCGCGGCGATTACACCGGGAACGGACCCGACCGTGGTGGCGGATGACCGGCCGCCGTCGGTATTGGTTTTCGTGGATATGTTGAACAGCACCAAACTTGAACTGATGGGCGACGATTTCGGGGTAGATCGTCTGCACGTCGCTACACCCGACGACGCTGGCGCCACGTCTGTTCTGCCATTGGGCGATGACGGTGCGGCCGGCAGCCTGCGTTGGAACTCGTCAAAGCCCGGCCTGCGCTTATTGGGGATCGGATTGCCATTGATCGGCGTCGCCGCGCTGCTGGTGTGGCTGATGACCTGGGCCATCTTGCGTCGCACCACCGCCGGCGCACTGGCACTCGACACCAGTTACGCATCGCTACAGAGCAGCCAAGACGCCCTCGCCATCAGCGAAGCGCGTTTTCGCGACGTCGTGGAAGCCAGCTCGGACTGGGTATGGGAAATCGATGCTGATTGGCGCCTGACCTTTTTGTCCGAGCGATTTGAAGTGGTTACGGGGCTTTCCAGGGACGCTTGGATCGGTGCGCGGATAGACGATCTGTTGTGCACCGAATTAGGCACGTTATCGCAATGGCTCAGCATCCCGAATCGCCGTCCGGATATCAGCGTCCAGTGCCGATACGTCGACACCAAGGGCCGCGAGCGCATCACTCGCCTATCGGCTCGACAAATGGCCCGGGAAGGATTCCGGGGCACCGCGACCGATGTGACGGAGGAGGTTGAATCCCGTCGGCGCATCGAATTCCTCTCCCAGCATGACGCCTTGACCGGTTTGCCCAACAGGACGCGTCTGCAGGAGTTTCTCGATGGCAAACTCAAGGCGTTGCCGACGGTAGAGCAGCCGCTGATCATGCTCAGCCTGGACCTGGACCGGTTCAAACCGGTCAATGACTTGCTGGGCCATGCGGCCGGTGATTTGGTACTCAATGAAGTCTCCAGCCGCCTGGCGGCCTGCGTGCGCGATGGCGACCTTGTCGCCCGTATCGGTGGGGACGAATTCGTATTGATCCTCACCGACGTGAGCTCCCAGGACGAAGTCGAGGCACTCTGTCATCGCCTGATCGAGTCCATCGAACGGCCTATCGCCATCGAGGAGCAGGAAGTGTTCGTCAGCGCCAGCATCGGCATCGCGATGGCGCCAACCGACGCTTTTGAAGCCGCTGAATTGCTGCGCTACGCGGATATTGCGCTGTACGAGGCCAAGGCCGCCGGTCGCAACACCTGGCGCTTTTACGCCGGTGATATGAACGCCAGGATCATTGAGCGTCGTCGTTTGGAAAGCGACCTGCGTTTCGCCATCAAACACGGTGAGCTGCGCCTGCATTTCCAACCTCGTTATCGTATCGCTGACGGTCAAATGGTCGGTGCCGAAGCGTTGGTGCGCTGGCAACACCCCGAGCGCGGTCTGATCCCACCCGACACGTTTATCCCGATTGCCGAGGAGTCCGGGCTGATTCTCTCCCTGAGCGACTGGGTGCTCAGCACCGCTTGCCGTTGCGCCGCACAGTGGCCGGAAAAACTGTTCGTGTCTGTCAACCTTTCGCCCACCGAGTTCAAGCGCGGCAACCTGGTCGAGCGCCTGCAGAAAACCCTCCACGACTCTGGCATAGACCCCACCCGCGTCGAGCTGGAAATCACCGAAAGCGTCATGCTCGACGATGCCGCCGGCGCACTTGAGCTGATGCACACGCTCAAACGCCTCGGTGTACGGATATCCATGGACGATTTCGGTACCGGGTATTCTTCGCTGAGCTACCTGCGCGCCTTCCCATTCGATGGCCTGAAAATCGACCGCAGCTTTTTGAGCCGACTGGTCGAAAGCGAGGGCGACAAAGCCATTGTCCAAGCCATCGTGGGCCTGGGCCGCGCGTTATCCCTCACCGTGACGGCTGAAGGCGTTGAAACCGCCGAACACCTCAGATTGCTCAAAGCGGTGGCGTGCGACGAAGGCCAAGGCTACTTCCTGAGCCGGCCACTGGATAATGCGGCGTTTGATGCTTTGCTCGACGTCAGTGAGCGTGCGGGTAGCCGAAGCAACGTATGAATCGCAGCGCCTGAATAGGGCTGAATTACTTCAGGCATGAAAAAGCCCGGCTGATCAGGCCGGGCTTTTTGTTGGGGACCGCTTTAACGCCATTCATTCAGGCGACGCGGTTTTGGATCAGGCGGTCGGAGCCACCTTCGGCGACGCGATTCTGTTGCAGACGATCGGAGCCACCTTCGGCGACGCGATTCTGTTGCAGACGATCGGAGCCACCTTCGGCGACGCGGTTCTGTTGCAGACGATCCGAGCCACCTTCGGCTACACGATTCTCGATCAACCGATCGGAGCCACCTTCAGCAACACGATTCTGTTGCAACCGATCCGAACCACCCTCAGCCACACGACTTTCAATCAGTCGATCCGAACCGCCTTCGGCAATCATGGTGTGAGACGCGGCAAAAGCGTTAACTGCGAAAACCGAGAAAGCGATGCTGAGAAGGATTTGGCGTTTCATGGTGGTGTGCTCCGGGGTGTTTATTGGTTGGTATGGAGCGGATGTTACGCCGGGGATTTTTTATGAGAACTTCATTGACGTGATGGTGACCATCGACGCCAATGATGGTTGGCCATTACCTGCGCACTACCAAAAGCGCAGTTCCCCACCGAGCATCAAGAAAATCAACGCCACTCCAAACTGGCCCGCCAGCAGCGGTGCGATCGTAATCAAGCCTTGGAACACGACAGCAACCTTCAAACCATCGGACAAGCCATAACGCCGCCAATACAGCACATGCAGGACAAACGTCAGACCGTTCGCCACCCAAACCACGCCAATCGCCATCAGGTAATTCTGCTGCGCAATTCGCAACAACATGATCAACAAACCGAAGATTACGACGAGAGCGGAGCCTACGGTCAGTGGCGAGTAATCCCGCTTTATCGGGTCAGAGACAGGTGGTTGCATTGCGTTTCCATCCATTTAAGCGCAAAGAAAAGCTAATCCGTTCAATGAATTAGCAGCTACTACAAGTTATCAATCCTGAGGCCACTGATCCCCAATTTCAAACCACGATGCCTTCTCCGACACACACGTATGCCGCTGCTTCTGCGCATGGAACGGCGTATCAAGCGTGCCAATCGCAATCGAAATCCAATCCGCAAACTCGCCATTCGAATCCGACCAGAACAACGAAGTGCCACAGATCGAACAAAACTGCCGCGTCACCCCGGCCGACGACTGAAAACGCCTAAGCGCCTCCACGCTGCTCGCAATGGAAACCGCCGACCTCGGAGCACTGGCATACGTCGCAAACGCAGCCCCATGGGCCTTCCGGCATTTGCCGCAATGACAGTGCGACACAGCTTTCAGCTGACCCGAAACCTCATACTTCACGGCCCCGCACAGACAACTGCCTTGATGAAACTCATCCATGTTCATCGGTTACTCAAATAAAAAGAGGAGGGTGAGGGTACAGCGGACGCCGGATAAGTGTTCGCCGATCAATCCTGAGCCCGTTTAATCGCATAAGCGAGCCTGGCGGCTTCATCCCTGAGCGCATCGAACCTTTCATTCAACTCAACATGCCCAGGTTTCCAGGCAAACACACCCGCGACAAAGCTTTGGCCAAGCACAAGATCATTGAGCGAACTCATTCCGCCGTAGGCCGACAACAGATACTCAACCCCATAGGCATCCCCGTTCAACAAGTGCGCCCGCGCTTTGCGCATCCACTGACCCCAGTGAACAGCGCCATCGCTTTCAAGCACCACGGCAAGCTGCTCAAGCACGCCAATAAGCTGCTCAGTCTTCGGTCCCATTATTGAAAAGCCCCAAACTGCGGAACGATGGACTTGCCCAAATAATTCACCGCCGCCACGTACTGCCGGCCAGTCACGCTGACCAACCGCGCATGACACTCACAGCAATAGTCGTCGCTGCCGTTCTCAAAGTTAAACAACACCGTCGCCTCTTGCAGCGCCGAAAGCGCGAAACCTTCCGCCCCAAGTATTTCCTCGAAACGCGTTTTCAACGCATTGAGCCCGTTAGACAAATAGGGATGACTTCTCAGCGCCAGAGGGCAGGGCTCGTCTTTCGTCAAATCAACCGCCGCCACCCTGACACCCAACGGCCGCAACGCCTCACTTAAATTGGGATGAACCCAGGACAGCGCACTTCCGGCGTGGTGAGCGAGGCTATGACACACGCTGCTGAGGCGTTTATGAGAAGGCATTCACAGTCCTTGCGAAGTCGGGGCGAGGCGAGCGACGGATTCTATGCCTCCACGCGCCCCCCGACAAAAAAAACGGGTGCCTGCCCGGCACCCGTCTTCACTTACTCCTTAACCTGCGCCCGCAAGCGCCGACCGATCACATCCATCAAATCACAGCCATCGCGCAACGGAATGACCAACAACTTGGAAAAGTCCGCCAGCACGACCGTGTCGCAACCGATCTCGGCGCGGTAAGCAATGTTCTCCAACACCTGCGTGACCGTGCGAATGCGGTAATCGGCCATGGCTTGCAGGACGTCGAGGGGGGCGCGGGTGTCGATGAGTAGGGAAGCCGGGACCAGGTCGATTCCGGTGATAGGCATGTATCTTTCCATAAGGGTAAAACTCCGATCAAAGCAAAGGTTGACTGCCCCTCAATCGTCGCCAAACGAATGGGTGACAGCTGTACGCAGGTTGGCGAACCGGGATCGGAAAACCGGCAGACCCGAAGGTCTCCCGCGCACAGCTGCCATAAAGACAGCTTTGCGAACGTGCAACAGCGTCTGCAAGAAAGCACAGAGCTTTTGCACCCGATCAAACAGGTCGCCAAACCTGGTCACCATTTGGGTGACGGGGCGGACTATAAGCTTCAATGGGTTAGGGCGGCAAGAAGAGGAATTCACCAATAATTTTAGGAGTGTAGGAAGTGGGGCGTGTCTTGGTCTAGATGGTCGGGTGTGCGCAGGTAGACGTTAGGTCACACCAGAAAATCAGGAGGTGGCACATGGCCTGCAATTCAGGACATTATTCTGATACGGTGTGAAAGGCTGGTTTACAGTAATCAAAGGAACTGAAAATGCAAAAATCAGAAGATTTCCTCCAACGATATGTAGTTGATGAAGAATACTTAGTTGTGGCTCCTGAGCTTTCCGGGAAACCTAATATCCTGAGTGCGGAGAAGAACGGTGAGCTATATATAATTAAGTACTGGCCTCGTAGTCCTGAAGTTGGTGATGATGAGGTTGAGGCAATATGGCTGCATGAACTTCGACAGTTGCATCGTCTGAAAGGTTACCCTGGTGTTGAAGATTTAATTGCTACTTTAGTAGAGTCCGGGCGAGACAAGAGCGGGTTCTATTTAGTGCTGGATGCACAAGGCCGTCTACCTCTGAATTTTCTGATGAGGCAAAGAACGTTATCACTTAGATCTCATTGGGTTAAAAGGTTGAAAAGCCCCGCTTCTCGGGTTTTCTTCTGGCAGAATATTATACGTATTGCAGATGCCATAGAAATACTTCATGGGCAGGGAATGCTTCATCGTCAATTAGATAGTAGTTCAATATTGACCTCTCTAGCACCTCATGATGAATGTAAAGACTTTCAGTTAACCGGGTTTGAGTGGTCGATGAGAGTTCCTGCATTAACTAATGTAAGTGCAGGTTGGTCAAGTGCCGCCAATGAGCGAACTGTATATTCTTTTGCTACGGATTGGGCCGATCTTGGGAGGCTGATAGCCGAAATATTGAATGTTTCTTTAGTCGGCTTGGAAGAGTTGTCTGCTTCGTTTGGGCAGTTGGCAGTCGACTCTGAACTGATGTTGATAGAGGTTGGTTTTGTTCGTAAGTTATTAGGGGTGGTTCCTTTTAAGGCGAATGTGTCTCAGGAGAGTCTAGATGGTGATGTCATAAAGAAGGCGTTACAAGAGATAATTGAAGCGTTAAAGAAAAATGTGTCTCAGGTTTCTACTGCATATGATTTTGCGATTAAAGTATCAAGCAGGCCCGATGCTACAAGATCATCTTCTAGTGTTACTTCCAGAATTCAGGATATTTATAAGGAAAAATATGGGGTTACGTTGGATCATGCGAATGTTGACGAGTTAAAAAAATTTGTTGAGCAGGATATAAAAAACACATCGCTGCTTGTTAGGTCTGTTTCTTTAAATAATTCTGATGTTGTATATTTTTTAAAAGGTCAAGAGCTGTTTTATCAGCTCGGCACTTTTAAGCCAGATCGATTTAGTGATGAGGAGAGTTGGGAAATCGCAATATGTGATAGAGCTTATATCGAATTGCCCTATGCTTTTTCAAAAAATGTAAACACGGTTTCCCTGTCATCATCTAAAGTTCGGGTGCTTTCAATCTCGGATGCTTATGATCTTTTGCGACGGAATCCTGAAAATATATCTAAAAATATATGGAGCGTTCTTTTTCAAAAATTTGAAGTAGATGACTCGCCTAGAAGCCCGAGCCAGCAAAAATTAATTGACGGTTTCGTTGCTTGCCATCTGACTGAGATTGCCTATGCGCGAGCTGAGATTTTTCCTGTAAATATATTGAGCTCCAAGGAGGATAGCGATAATAATTGGCGTGTTGAAATATACAGCACGAAATATGATGAGGCGGAAAGTTTGGCCGCGTCCTTAGGCTTGGAGCCTCCAGCGTTAAGATTAGAAAAAATACTTACAAAAAACGAGGGGGATTTTGAGGCTATAGTTTGGAGTCTCGTAAGTAGCTCCAATCTGGGGAAGGAAGAAGAAGAGGTTTTGCTAACATTTCAAGAGTCTTTCAGGTCAGACGAAGGGCAGCTGGTGTTTGTGTTTACCTCCAAACAAATTTTGCCATTTCAGCAGTTTTATTTTATTGCCCCGAACTCTCTCCAAGGTACTGTTAGACAGTTAAGTCGTAGAGCAAAAGCCTTGGATACTCTTGAAACACATGCGGAGCTTTTGGATGTTCTAATAAGCCCGCAAAAGCACGCCATTAGTACCAACGCACCCGAGGGGGTCGAGAAATATTTTGCTGGTTTAGACGACTCCAAAAAGGAAGCGTTTGAGCGAATTCTTACTACGCTGTCTCTTTATTTGGTTCAAGGGCCTCCGGGTGTTGGGAAAACATATTTGGTGTCATCTTTAGTTAAACATCTATTTGAGCAGGAGCCAGATAGCAGAGTCCTTCTCACGGCTCAAAGCCATTCGACAGTTCAGCACCTTTTTCACGAGGTTTTTGGAACGGAATCGGCCAAAAATTTCCCGGAGGATTTACTAGTAATTAGATGTAGCAAGCAGGATAAAAATGACGAGACTTCTCTCTCGGACGCAGATGAAAAGGCAAAGAATTATTTAAGGGGTTTCTTGAATAGTAAGTTGTTTGTTGAGTCATCGTCCGAGGACGTTAAGGGGGAAGTGCGTTCGATGTTGGCCGGGACAATTTATAAGCGACATACATTAATTAACCAATTGCTACGGTCTGCTAATATTGTTTTTTCGACAACCAATTCGGAGCAGGTTGAGCGAATGATAAAAGACCGAGCTCAATTTGACTGGTCGATTATGGAGGAAACAGGGAAGGTTACAGGCTTGGAACTGGTAAGTCCTTTGTTGCTATCTCATAGACGTTTAATGATAGGAGATCATAAGCAACTGCCTCCTTATAGAACAAATGAGATGAAAGCAGTTCTTACCAACCCTGAAAAGCTTAGGAGGATGCTTCAAGAGGGAGAGGGTATATTTAATGCAAAAATAAAAGGTGAAGCCGTCAAAGCGTTTTTGGTCGATCCTCCTACTTCTGATGAGAGTGTTCGTGAGGTGGGTCGCATTGCTGCTCAGAACTTTATGTTATTTCAAACCTTGGTTGAAGGCGAAATCGCCGAAGCAAAAAATCATAAAGACATGTTTGGGTCTGAGCAGGGAAGAACTTCAATAGGGAGTATGCTGAGCGTGCAGCATCGCATGCATCCTGATATAGCGAATATAATTTCGGATGTGTTCTATGAAGGTTGTCTAAAAACGGATGGAAAGAAGGAGTTGTACTATAGGGACTCTGGTACCGCTCCTCCATTTATTTTTGATGGTACTGATGAGTTAAATGGAACGAACGCACTGACTTGGGTCGACATGCCAGATGTTCAGTTGACAAAATATATGATTAAAGGCGATGACACACCTCGTTGGCATAACTCGCAGGAGCGAAAGGTTGTAATTGAACTTCTAAAGCGATTGCGCCCGCTCCAAGGGCTTCCGAAAAAAGCAAAGATTGCGGTGCTTTCTCCATATTCGGAACAAGTAGGTAGGATTTCTAGGCTTATATATAATAATGATGTATTAAGGGGGGAGTTTTCGCATTTAGATGGATTTGATTCTGCAGATGATCACGCTGATTTTTGCAGTACTGTAGATGGATTTCAGGGTAGTGAGGCAGATTTAGTTATAATTTCGCTAGTCAGAAATAACGGTAATGCAACTATAAAAGGGGCTTTAGGTTTTTTAGTTGATGAGCGTAGGATGAACGTACTGCTAAGTAGGGCGCGCCATAAACTTATTATTATTGGATCATATGAGTTTTTGAAGTCATGGGCGTTAAAAATCCAAGCAAGGGGAGGCTCTCGCGAAAGTGGAGAAGGAGCATTTTTGTTCAAATTGATTTCAAAAATTGAAAAGTATAAAGATGAAGGGTTGATCAGCTTTATTCCAAGTAGTC contains:
- a CDS encoding GFA family protein produces the protein MDEFHQGSCLCGAVKYEVSGQLKAVSHCHCGKCRKAHGAAFATYASAPRSAVSIASSVEALRRFQSSAGVTRQFCSICGTSLFWSDSNGEFADWISIAIGTLDTPFHAQKQRHTCVSEKASWFEIGDQWPQD
- a CDS encoding DUF6966 domain-containing protein; translation: MGPKTEQLIGVLEQLAVVLESDGAVHWGQWMRKARAHLLNGDAYGVEYLLSAYGGMSSLNDLVLGQSFVAGVFAWKPGHVELNERFDALRDEAARLAYAIKRAQD
- a CDS encoding AAA domain-containing protein, yielding MQKSEDFLQRYVVDEEYLVVAPELSGKPNILSAEKNGELYIIKYWPRSPEVGDDEVEAIWLHELRQLHRLKGYPGVEDLIATLVESGRDKSGFYLVLDAQGRLPLNFLMRQRTLSLRSHWVKRLKSPASRVFFWQNIIRIADAIEILHGQGMLHRQLDSSSILTSLAPHDECKDFQLTGFEWSMRVPALTNVSAGWSSAANERTVYSFATDWADLGRLIAEILNVSLVGLEELSASFGQLAVDSELMLIEVGFVRKLLGVVPFKANVSQESLDGDVIKKALQEIIEALKKNVSQVSTAYDFAIKVSSRPDATRSSSSVTSRIQDIYKEKYGVTLDHANVDELKKFVEQDIKNTSLLVRSVSLNNSDVVYFLKGQELFYQLGTFKPDRFSDEESWEIAICDRAYIELPYAFSKNVNTVSLSSSKVRVLSISDAYDLLRRNPENISKNIWSVLFQKFEVDDSPRSPSQQKLIDGFVACHLTEIAYARAEIFPVNILSSKEDSDNNWRVEIYSTKYDEAESLAASLGLEPPALRLEKILTKNEGDFEAIVWSLVSSSNLGKEEEEVLLTFQESFRSDEGQLVFVFTSKQILPFQQFYFIAPNSLQGTVRQLSRRAKALDTLETHAELLDVLISPQKHAISTNAPEGVEKYFAGLDDSKKEAFERILTTLSLYLVQGPPGVGKTYLVSSLVKHLFEQEPDSRVLLTAQSHSTVQHLFHEVFGTESAKNFPEDLLVIRCSKQDKNDETSLSDADEKAKNYLRGFLNSKLFVESSSEDVKGEVRSMLAGTIYKRHTLINQLLRSANIVFSTTNSEQVERMIKDRAQFDWSIMEETGKVTGLELVSPLLLSHRRLMIGDHKQLPPYRTNEMKAVLTNPEKLRRMLQEGEGIFNAKIKGEAVKAFLVDPPTSDESVREVGRIAAQNFMLFQTLVEGEIAEAKNHKDMFGSEQGRTSIGSMLSVQHRMHPDIANIISDVFYEGCLKTDGKKELYYRDSGTAPPFIFDGTDELNGTNALTWVDMPDVQLTKYMIKGDDTPRWHNSQERKVVIELLKRLRPLQGLPKKAKIAVLSPYSEQVGRISRLIYNNDVLRGEFSHLDGFDSADDHADFCSTVDGFQGSEADLVIISLVRNNGNATIKGALGFLVDERRMNVLLSRARHKLIIIGSYEFLKSWALKIQARGGSRESGEGAFLFKLISKIEKYKDEGLISFIPSSQFVGENQSAEHSSRNGKSGKSRKKSHVGDLANGVVPLNGGSSK